The Nocardioides humi genome includes a region encoding these proteins:
- a CDS encoding SDR family NAD(P)-dependent oxidoreductase: MDNLTGRVALVTGAAQGIGYAVATRLAEAGAQVVATDVRDQSDLGDHIVTRSHDVTSAQRWAEVVGETVAEHGRLDILVNNAGVSGYDQLHELPLAEWERIVAINQTGVLLGMQAALGPMRQQRSGAIVNISSICGATSVPGVAAYHSSKHAVLTMTKNAAVTYAREGIRANAVLPGWIRTPLTLGQTDDLNEAFLDATPMGAGGEPEDVADAVWFLVSDRARFITGVDLPVDGGYLAR; the protein is encoded by the coding sequence ATGGACAACCTGACGGGGCGCGTGGCGCTCGTGACCGGCGCCGCCCAGGGCATCGGGTACGCCGTCGCGACACGGCTGGCCGAGGCCGGGGCGCAGGTCGTGGCGACCGACGTGCGCGACCAGTCGGACCTCGGCGACCACATCGTGACCCGGTCGCACGACGTCACGTCCGCGCAGCGCTGGGCCGAGGTCGTCGGCGAGACCGTCGCGGAGCACGGCCGGCTCGACATCCTCGTCAACAACGCGGGCGTCTCCGGCTACGACCAGCTCCACGAGCTGCCGCTGGCCGAGTGGGAGCGGATCGTGGCGATCAACCAGACCGGCGTGCTGCTGGGCATGCAGGCCGCGCTCGGCCCGATGCGACAGCAGCGCTCGGGCGCGATCGTGAACATCTCGTCGATCTGCGGCGCCACCTCGGTCCCGGGCGTCGCGGCGTACCACTCCTCGAAGCACGCCGTGCTGACGATGACGAAGAACGCCGCGGTGACCTACGCCCGCGAGGGCATCCGCGCGAACGCCGTGCTCCCGGGCTGGATCCGCACCCCGCTGACCCTCGGCCAGACCGACGACCTCAACGAGGCCTTCCTCGACGCCACGCCGATGGGCGCCGGCGGCGAGCCGGAGGACGTGGCCGACGCCGTCTGGTTCCTCGTGTCCGACCGCGCGCGGTTCATCACCGGGGTCGACCTGCCGGTCGACGGCGGCTACCTGGCCCGCTGA
- a CDS encoding SDR family NAD(P)-dependent oxidoreductase: MDRLKDKVAVVTGGAVGIGLATARLFAEEGATVVVADLEKPEQEVDGPDLEYAELDVTDEHAWARVVDEVVARHGRLDVLVNNAGVIDYAAIDAVTAADWARVVGVDQTGVFLGMRAALGPMLAQGSGSIINLSSAWGVVGSEGVAAYQAAKGGVRGLTRNGAVTYARRGVRVNTVIPGWVTTPLTDAQPAEKNAEVIALTPLGYGAEPRDIAWGCVYLASDESRYVTGSELVIDGGLLAQ, from the coding sequence ATGGACCGACTCAAGGACAAGGTGGCCGTGGTGACCGGCGGCGCCGTCGGCATCGGCCTGGCCACCGCCCGGCTGTTCGCCGAGGAGGGCGCGACGGTCGTCGTCGCGGACCTGGAGAAGCCCGAGCAGGAGGTCGACGGCCCCGACCTGGAGTACGCCGAGCTGGACGTGACCGACGAGCACGCCTGGGCTCGGGTGGTCGACGAGGTCGTCGCCCGGCACGGCCGGCTCGACGTGCTGGTCAACAACGCGGGCGTCATCGACTACGCCGCGATCGACGCCGTCACCGCCGCGGACTGGGCGCGCGTGGTCGGCGTCGACCAGACCGGGGTCTTCCTCGGGATGCGCGCCGCGCTCGGGCCGATGCTCGCCCAGGGCTCGGGGTCGATCATCAACCTCTCCTCGGCCTGGGGCGTGGTCGGCTCGGAGGGCGTCGCGGCGTACCAGGCGGCCAAGGGCGGCGTGCGCGGCCTGACCCGCAACGGCGCGGTGACCTACGCGCGCCGCGGCGTCCGCGTGAACACGGTGATCCCCGGCTGGGTGACCACCCCGCTCACCGACGCGCAGCCCGCGGAGAAGAACGCCGAGGTGATCGCGCTGACACCGCTCGGCTACGGCGCCGAGCCCCGCGACATCGCGTGGGGCTGCGTCTACCTCGCCAGCGACGAGTCCCGCTACGTGACCGGCAGCGAGCTGGTCATCGACGGCGGCCTGCTCGCCCAGTGA
- a CDS encoding carbon-nitrogen hydrolase family protein, with amino-acid sequence MSRTLTVAAAQFELREVDSFDAWADQVRALLDRTPHARVVVLPELVTESLFTTDPGWREHEIAQLTRIAEHTDAYVALFTEEAARRGQWILAGTHLVATPGGHENVAFLFGPGGEVHRHAKTHIFPAEADWDTGEGDELAVHEIDGVTVGIAICYEAEIPEVCTTLTAMGAEVLLVPSYTFTEAGFWRVRHCAAARAIENQVYVVHCPTVSHLDAPLAPGWARASVLSPCDLAFPANGVLAEARTNEQDAIGYELDLDLLAENRRTGAATTHKDRGRRRDLYEKYAHLTL; translated from the coding sequence ATGAGCCGCACCCTGACCGTGGCCGCCGCGCAGTTCGAGCTGCGCGAGGTCGACTCCTTCGACGCCTGGGCCGACCAGGTCCGGGCGCTGCTGGACCGGACGCCGCACGCGCGGGTGGTCGTCCTGCCCGAGCTGGTCACCGAGTCGCTGTTCACCACCGACCCCGGCTGGCGCGAGCACGAGATCGCCCAGCTCACCCGGATCGCCGAGCACACCGACGCCTACGTCGCGCTCTTCACCGAGGAGGCCGCGCGCCGCGGCCAGTGGATCCTGGCCGGCACCCACCTGGTGGCCACGCCCGGCGGGCACGAGAACGTCGCCTTCCTCTTCGGCCCCGGTGGCGAGGTCCACCGGCACGCCAAGACCCACATCTTCCCGGCCGAGGCCGACTGGGACACCGGCGAGGGCGACGAGCTCGCCGTGCACGAGATCGACGGCGTCACCGTGGGGATCGCGATCTGCTACGAGGCGGAGATCCCCGAGGTCTGCACGACGCTGACCGCGATGGGCGCCGAGGTGCTGCTGGTGCCGTCGTACACGTTCACCGAGGCGGGCTTCTGGCGGGTGCGGCACTGCGCCGCGGCCCGGGCGATCGAGAACCAGGTGTACGTCGTGCACTGCCCGACCGTCTCCCACCTGGACGCCCCGCTCGCGCCGGGCTGGGCGCGGGCCTCGGTGCTGTCGCCGTGCGACCTCGCCTTCCCCGCGAACGGGGTCCTCGCCGAGGCGCGCACCAACGAGCAGGACGCGATCGGCTACGAGCTCGACCTCGACCTGCTGGCCGAGAACCGGCGCACCGGCGCGGCCACGACCCACAAGGACCGCGGCCGGCGTCGCGATCTCTACGAGAAGTACGCCCACCTCACCCTCTGA
- a CDS encoding polysaccharide deacetylase family protein has product MPLNLPEGKKIAVNIGADFDAHAVWMGTFDKTSPSYLSRGEYCATVGVPRLLDLFERYDIQGTWCTPVHTMETFPDAFARIVEAGQEVAAHGCYHESVPSLDRDTEIRLMEQTIEGHLKHVGKAPRGYRSPAWDFTEHTLELLEKTGFEWDSSLMGHDFQPYHPRPVDVRWEEGSVFGPPSPLLEFPVSWYLDDFPVGEYIPGVNPGLGSSEVMFQRFQDHFDFAYQRETDPVLAITLHPQTAARAHHLLGLERLLDHMASHEGVWFASLSDIYDTWTED; this is encoded by the coding sequence ATGCCTCTCAACCTCCCGGAGGGCAAGAAGATCGCCGTCAACATCGGCGCCGACTTCGACGCCCACGCCGTGTGGATGGGCACCTTCGACAAGACCAGCCCCAGCTACCTCTCGCGCGGGGAGTACTGCGCGACCGTCGGCGTACCGCGGCTGCTCGACCTCTTCGAGCGCTACGACATCCAGGGCACCTGGTGCACGCCGGTGCACACGATGGAGACCTTCCCCGACGCGTTCGCCAGGATCGTCGAGGCGGGCCAGGAGGTCGCCGCCCACGGCTGCTACCACGAGTCCGTCCCGAGCCTGGACCGGGACACCGAGATCCGCCTCATGGAGCAGACCATCGAGGGCCACCTCAAGCATGTCGGCAAGGCCCCGCGCGGCTACCGCTCGCCCGCCTGGGACTTCACCGAGCACACCCTGGAGCTGCTGGAGAAGACCGGCTTCGAGTGGGACTCCTCGCTCATGGGCCACGACTTCCAGCCCTACCACCCGCGTCCGGTGGACGTGCGCTGGGAGGAGGGCTCGGTGTTCGGCCCGCCGAGCCCGCTGCTGGAGTTCCCCGTCTCGTGGTACCTCGACGACTTCCCGGTCGGCGAGTACATCCCCGGCGTGAACCCGGGCCTCGGCTCCAGCGAGGTCATGTTCCAGCGCTTCCAGGACCACTTCGACTTCGCCTACCAGCGGGAGACCGACCCGGTCCTGGCGATCACCCTGCACCCGCAGACCGCGGCCCGCGCCCACCACCTGCTGGGCCTCGAGCGGCTGCTCGACCACATGGCGTCCCACGAGGGCGTCTGGTTCGCCTCGCTGAGCGACATCTACGACACCTGGACCGAGGACTGA
- a CDS encoding sugar ABC transporter substrate-binding protein yields MKHRPLLSAAVAGVAVCLAMAGCSSGVTDTASASTEIIDAPVSDPADLKIAYFSAGTSNSYLQAAIDEAKKTAGEIGADLDVFDGAFDAQVQFDQMQQALTSGKYNAFVVEPNDGNLVCDILTQQAPEKNVLVSVFNLPICGRATELGEETHQPGTITYVGGQTLDVYEDWVQDVIDSHPDGAKIALVSGPDLNANTLCFFEAAKAFEEAEGFEVVAKQTTDYTTPKAFDAAQTIVQANPDVDVIMSNFSGMTRGVVEAVGNKDVEIYDFGGDEWALQNVASGALTSSVMMLPRVETREAIEAVARYVEGEDVPVFINLAESDTLPGTPFATKENVAQFTAEY; encoded by the coding sequence ATGAAGCACCGTCCCCTCCTCTCCGCCGCCGTCGCCGGCGTCGCCGTCTGCCTGGCCATGGCCGGCTGCTCCTCGGGCGTCACGGACACGGCGTCCGCGTCGACCGAGATCATCGACGCCCCGGTCAGCGATCCCGCCGACCTGAAGATCGCCTACTTCTCGGCCGGCACCAGCAACTCCTACCTGCAGGCCGCGATCGACGAGGCGAAGAAGACCGCCGGCGAGATCGGCGCCGACCTCGACGTCTTCGACGGCGCGTTCGACGCGCAGGTGCAGTTCGACCAGATGCAGCAGGCCCTGACGAGCGGCAAGTACAACGCCTTCGTCGTCGAGCCCAACGACGGCAACCTGGTCTGCGACATCCTCACCCAGCAGGCTCCGGAGAAGAACGTCCTGGTGTCGGTGTTCAACCTGCCGATCTGCGGGCGCGCCACCGAGCTCGGCGAGGAGACGCACCAGCCCGGCACGATCACGTACGTCGGCGGGCAGACCCTCGACGTCTACGAGGACTGGGTCCAGGACGTGATCGACTCCCACCCCGACGGCGCCAAGATCGCGCTCGTGTCCGGGCCGGACCTCAACGCCAACACGCTCTGCTTCTTCGAGGCGGCCAAGGCGTTCGAGGAGGCCGAGGGCTTCGAGGTCGTCGCCAAGCAGACCACCGACTACACCACGCCCAAGGCGTTCGACGCGGCCCAGACGATCGTCCAGGCGAACCCGGACGTCGACGTGATCATGTCGAACTTCTCCGGCATGACCCGCGGGGTCGTCGAGGCGGTCGGCAACAAGGACGTCGAGATCTACGACTTCGGCGGCGACGAGTGGGCGCTGCAGAACGTCGCGTCCGGTGCGCTGACCAGCTCGGTGATGATGCTGCCCCGCGTCGAGACCCGGGAGGCGATCGAGGCCGTCGCCCGGTACGTCGAGGGCGAGGACGTCCCGGTGTTCATCAACCTCGCCGAGTCCGACACCCTCCCCGGCACGCCGTTCGCCACCAAGGAGAACGTCGCGCAGTTCACGGCCGAGTACTGA
- a CDS encoding sugar ABC transporter ATP-binding protein, which produces MSDIHTPAISCRGARKVFGGAVAVAGADLTVRAGEVHALVGENGAGKSTLLGMVSGRLSADAGVVEVFGHRMHGGNPRESRERGLVAVYQELTMVPGLTAEANVFLGQVRTRRGLLDGRAMRRRYLELCADLEIDVPPTALARDLSVSQQQMLEIMRGIESNGRVLVLDEPTAALAEHERETLYRILRRLTARGTTIVFVSHNLDEVLDLSDTITVLRDGHVVRSAPRGEWSRPTLIEHMVGRTVDKLADRGTHPFGAEVLAARGVELPGVLHDIDVTVRAGEIVGLWGLVGSGRTTFLRSLAGAEPASSGELRLAGEPVPWPRSVRQAVGRGVVMVPESRKQALVLGMDGVSNYRLGRDDGRRVFLDRGAERAEAAETADFFAFKRSRLGEPVRNLSGGNQQKVLLAKWAGHRPDVFLVDEPTRGIDIGAKAEVLTSLVRLAAEGAAVVVTSSELEEVLAIANRLLVFAHGSVVREIPSDDPEFNVDAVVRHGFSTGETHEPVH; this is translated from the coding sequence ATGAGCGACATCCACACGCCCGCCATCTCCTGCCGCGGCGCGCGCAAGGTCTTCGGCGGCGCGGTCGCCGTCGCCGGCGCCGACCTCACCGTCCGTGCCGGGGAGGTCCACGCCCTCGTCGGCGAGAACGGCGCTGGCAAGTCCACCCTCCTCGGCATGGTCAGCGGCCGGCTGTCCGCCGACGCGGGAGTCGTCGAGGTGTTCGGCCACCGGATGCACGGAGGCAACCCGCGCGAGAGCCGGGAGCGCGGCCTCGTGGCGGTCTACCAGGAGCTGACCATGGTGCCGGGCCTGACCGCGGAGGCGAACGTCTTCCTCGGCCAGGTCCGGACCCGGCGCGGTCTCCTGGACGGCCGCGCGATGCGGCGGCGCTACCTCGAGCTCTGCGCGGACCTGGAGATCGACGTACCGCCGACGGCGCTGGCCCGGGACCTGTCGGTCTCGCAGCAGCAGATGCTCGAGATCATGCGCGGCATCGAGAGCAACGGCCGGGTGCTGGTGCTCGACGAGCCGACGGCCGCGCTGGCCGAGCACGAGCGGGAGACGCTCTACCGGATCCTGCGCCGGCTGACGGCACGCGGGACGACGATCGTCTTCGTCAGCCACAACCTCGACGAGGTGCTGGACCTGAGCGACACCATCACCGTGCTGCGCGACGGTCACGTCGTGCGCAGCGCCCCGCGCGGCGAGTGGAGCAGGCCGACGCTCATCGAGCACATGGTCGGGCGCACGGTGGACAAGCTCGCCGACCGCGGCACCCACCCGTTCGGCGCGGAGGTCCTGGCGGCGCGCGGCGTCGAGCTGCCGGGGGTGCTGCACGACATCGACGTCACGGTCCGGGCCGGCGAGATCGTCGGACTCTGGGGGCTGGTCGGCTCCGGTCGGACGACCTTCCTCCGCTCGCTCGCCGGTGCCGAGCCGGCCTCGTCCGGCGAGCTGCGCCTGGCCGGCGAGCCGGTGCCGTGGCCACGCTCGGTGCGCCAGGCGGTCGGCCGGGGCGTGGTGATGGTGCCGGAGTCCCGCAAGCAGGCGCTGGTGCTCGGCATGGACGGCGTCAGCAACTACCGGCTCGGTCGCGACGACGGCCGACGGGTCTTCCTGGACCGTGGCGCCGAGCGGGCCGAGGCGGCCGAGACCGCCGACTTCTTCGCCTTCAAGCGCTCGCGGCTCGGCGAGCCGGTGCGCAACCTGTCCGGCGGCAACCAGCAGAAGGTGCTGCTGGCGAAGTGGGCCGGACACCGGCCCGACGTCTTCCTCGTCGACGAGCCGACCCGGGGCATCGACATCGGCGCGAAGGCCGAGGTGCTCACCTCGCTGGTGCGCCTGGCTGCCGAGGGTGCCGCGGTGGTCGTCACCTCCTCGGAGCTGGAGGAGGTGCTCGCGATCGCCAACCGGCTCCTGGTCTTCGCCCACGGCTCCGTCGTGCGCGAGATCCCCAGCGACGACCCCGAATTCAACGTCGACGCCGTCGTGCGTCACGGCTTCAGCACAGGAGAGACCCATGAACCCGTCCACTGA
- a CDS encoding ABC transporter permease — MNPSTELSPAGPVAAMPPAEGASLAPLASRFAMIVVLVGLVALASILYPGFLAPANLRDLLLQNTAVGIVALGMTFVIISGGFDLSVGATYALGATVSAGVALSTGSPVVGIGAAVLAGLVCGVANGVLVARVGINPFVATLGSASVISGVAYLYSNSAPFIVSDPSFKILARSSVAGIPTPILILVVTFVIGGIALAMTRYGRNIYAVGGNHEAGWLSGLRVKDLTASVYVLTGVLAAFAGTIDASRLGVGQADVGANIALDAIAIVIVGGTSLRGGEGAVWRSAVGLLIFATLTNLFYSLNLSQNWQLIAKGTIVLLAVALDSWSRSRRS; from the coding sequence ATGAACCCGTCCACTGAACTCTCGCCCGCCGGGCCGGTGGCCGCCATGCCGCCGGCCGAGGGCGCCTCGCTCGCGCCGCTGGCCTCCCGTTTCGCGATGATCGTGGTGCTCGTCGGCCTGGTCGCGCTCGCGAGCATCCTCTACCCGGGCTTCCTCGCCCCGGCCAACCTGCGGGACCTGCTGCTGCAGAACACCGCGGTCGGCATCGTGGCGCTCGGCATGACGTTCGTGATCATCTCGGGCGGCTTCGACCTGTCGGTCGGCGCGACGTACGCGCTGGGGGCGACCGTCTCCGCGGGCGTCGCGCTCTCCACGGGGTCGCCGGTCGTGGGCATCGGCGCGGCGGTCCTCGCCGGTCTCGTCTGCGGGGTCGCCAACGGCGTGCTCGTCGCCCGGGTGGGGATCAACCCGTTCGTCGCCACGCTCGGCAGTGCGTCGGTGATCTCCGGGGTCGCTTACCTCTACTCGAACTCGGCGCCGTTCATCGTGTCCGACCCGAGCTTCAAGATCCTCGCCCGCTCGAGCGTCGCCGGGATCCCGACGCCGATCCTGATCCTCGTCGTCACGTTCGTGATCGGCGGGATCGCGCTCGCGATGACCCGCTACGGCCGCAACATCTACGCCGTCGGCGGCAACCACGAGGCGGGCTGGCTCTCCGGCCTGCGGGTCAAGGACCTGACGGCCAGCGTCTACGTCCTCACCGGCGTCCTGGCGGCGTTCGCGGGCACCATCGACGCCTCGCGGCTCGGCGTCGGCCAGGCCGACGTGGGCGCCAACATCGCCCTCGACGCGATCGCCATCGTGATCGTGGGCGGTACGTCGCTGCGCGGCGGCGAGGGCGCGGTGTGGCGCAGTGCGGTCGGCCTGCTCATCTTCGCGACGCTGACCAACCTCTTCTACAGCCTCAACCTGTCGCAGAACTGGCAGCTGATCGCCAAGGGGACCATCGTGCTGCTCGCCGTCGCGCTCGACTCCTGGTCGCGCAGCCGGCGCTCCTGA
- a CDS encoding ABC transporter substrate-binding protein: MPNDETTVATAHEIVLTPGGELSTVRGVGAEVAGRLEGLLDIARRAGRLAGHHELSFYWRDDDNRVVFATVRSPGHESRTSLSWVDEAELPHGITQRELDVLTLLVGGLSNAQIATRLWTSVRTVSTHVERVLAKLEVATRAGAAAVAVEESLLVLPVPGGPEGFERLLIGRLSTPDPEPAPPLLGRRPPPPPRSGRRSVRRPILLGSAFPTTGQIADDGLEMVRASQLAIDEINARGGISGRPVKLVNVDLDIRSSVSVARAFDELAGLDVDAMVSGYLDDQRVAHEIAAEHQAPYLHAATLDSMVRVVEDNPGRYGNVFQICPSDTNYGPGFVNAMSFLRESGQLSPHSRSLAVVRGRWKLGDLGLEDAVARAERDGWRIDYLADDVVGDEAWREHGRRVAQFAPAAVLIGTYFEDEAAQFVRAFQADPAPTVLYALYAPSIPRFRIDLGPAAEGLLWATTTGTYSDDVARRFSQRYRDAWAVSPGRSHAGIAYDRVRILASAWARADSPRDFASVIESLRQGVHRGVNGAYSFANAGQSALSYPMATPDPSIGMAHLVFQIQDNRQRIVHPEPYTEARFRRPAWWPA, from the coding sequence GTGCCCAACGACGAGACCACCGTCGCGACCGCGCACGAGATCGTCCTGACCCCCGGCGGCGAGCTCTCCACGGTCCGCGGGGTCGGTGCGGAGGTCGCCGGGCGCCTCGAGGGCCTGCTCGACATCGCCCGGCGGGCCGGCCGGCTCGCAGGCCACCACGAGCTGTCGTTCTACTGGCGCGACGACGACAACCGGGTGGTCTTCGCCACCGTCCGCTCGCCGGGTCACGAGTCCCGCACCTCGCTCTCCTGGGTCGACGAGGCGGAGCTCCCGCACGGCATCACGCAGCGCGAGCTCGACGTCCTCACCCTGCTGGTCGGCGGCCTCAGCAACGCCCAGATCGCCACCCGGCTGTGGACCAGCGTCCGCACCGTCTCCACGCACGTCGAGCGGGTGCTGGCCAAGCTCGAGGTCGCGACCCGGGCCGGTGCCGCGGCGGTCGCGGTCGAGGAGAGCCTGCTGGTGCTGCCCGTCCCGGGCGGCCCGGAGGGCTTCGAGCGGCTCCTCATCGGCCGTCTCAGCACGCCCGACCCGGAGCCGGCGCCACCGCTGCTCGGGCGTCGTCCGCCTCCGCCGCCGCGCAGCGGCCGTCGCTCGGTACGCCGGCCGATCCTGCTCGGCAGCGCCTTCCCGACGACGGGCCAGATCGCCGACGACGGCCTCGAGATGGTGCGCGCCAGCCAGCTCGCCATCGACGAGATCAACGCGCGCGGCGGGATCAGCGGCCGCCCGGTGAAGCTCGTCAACGTCGACCTGGACATCCGGAGCTCGGTCTCCGTCGCGCGGGCCTTCGACGAGCTGGCCGGCCTCGACGTCGACGCGATGGTGTCGGGCTACCTCGACGACCAGCGGGTGGCCCACGAGATCGCCGCGGAGCACCAGGCGCCGTACCTCCACGCCGCCACCCTGGACTCGATGGTGCGGGTGGTCGAGGACAACCCGGGCCGCTACGGCAACGTCTTCCAGATCTGTCCGAGCGACACCAACTACGGACCCGGCTTCGTCAACGCGATGAGCTTCCTGCGCGAGTCCGGGCAGCTCTCGCCCCACTCCCGCTCGCTCGCCGTCGTCCGCGGGCGGTGGAAGCTCGGCGACCTGGGCCTGGAGGACGCCGTCGCGCGGGCCGAGCGCGACGGCTGGCGCATCGACTACCTCGCCGACGACGTCGTCGGGGACGAGGCCTGGCGCGAGCACGGCCGCCGGGTCGCGCAGTTCGCCCCCGCCGCGGTCCTGATCGGCACCTACTTCGAGGACGAGGCCGCGCAGTTCGTCCGGGCCTTCCAGGCCGACCCGGCGCCCACCGTCCTCTACGCCCTCTACGCGCCCTCCATCCCGCGGTTCCGGATCGACCTGGGGCCCGCTGCGGAGGGTCTGCTCTGGGCCACGACGACGGGCACCTACTCCGACGACGTCGCCCGCCGCTTCTCCCAGCGCTATCGCGACGCGTGGGCGGTCAGCCCCGGCCGCTCCCATGCGGGCATCGCCTACGACCGGGTGCGGATCCTCGCCTCCGCCTGGGCCCGCGCGGACTCACCCCGCGACTTCGCCTCGGTGATCGAGTCGCTGCGCCAGGGCGTCCACCGCGGCGTCAACGGCGCCTACAGCTTCGCCAACGCCGGCCAGTCCGCGCTGTCCTACCCGATGGCGACGCCCGACCCGTCGATCGGCATGGCGCACCTGGTGTTCCAGATCCAGGACAACCGGCAGCGGATCGTGCACCCCGAGCCCTACACCGAGGCGCGCTTCCGGCGCCCGGCCTGGTGGCCGGCCTGA
- a CDS encoding NADH:flavin oxidoreductase: MHSLSDPVTPRRGPAWANRFALAPLTNVQSNDDGTLSDDEHDWLVARGRGGFGLTMTCAAYVTPEGRAWRGQLGIAGDEHLPGLRRLAESLRTTGTRSAVQLHHAGRRADAALNGVANVGPWADPAKDTVALTTDGVRRVVADFVAAAVRAEEAGFDGVEVHGAHGYLLAQFLDARSNHREDGYGGALEDRMRVLLEVLDGIRSATGPDFQLGLRLTPEGYGIALPEGRETARAVLATGLLDYLDMSLWDVRMGPRAEEHDGLLIERFTDLPRHGALLGVAGGVLSAADAQWCLDRGADVVTVGIGAILHHDFAARAVADADFTARPRPVPRDVLAAEHVGPAFLDYLAAGWDDLVA; encoded by the coding sequence GTGCACTCCCTCTCCGACCCGGTCACGCCGCGGCGCGGACCCGCCTGGGCCAACCGCTTCGCCCTGGCTCCGCTGACGAACGTGCAGAGCAACGACGACGGCACCCTGAGCGACGACGAGCACGACTGGCTGGTCGCGCGCGGGCGCGGCGGCTTCGGACTGACCATGACGTGCGCGGCGTACGTCACGCCGGAGGGCCGGGCCTGGCGCGGCCAGCTCGGCATCGCCGGCGACGAGCACCTGCCGGGGCTGCGGCGGCTGGCGGAGAGCCTGCGGACGACCGGGACCCGGTCCGCCGTCCAGCTGCACCACGCGGGACGGCGCGCCGACGCCGCGCTCAACGGCGTGGCCAACGTCGGACCGTGGGCGGACCCGGCCAAGGACACGGTGGCGCTGACCACCGACGGGGTGCGGCGGGTCGTCGCGGACTTCGTCGCCGCCGCGGTGCGGGCCGAGGAGGCCGGCTTCGACGGGGTGGAGGTGCACGGCGCGCACGGGTACCTCCTGGCCCAGTTCCTCGACGCGCGCTCGAACCACCGCGAGGACGGGTACGGCGGCGCGCTGGAGGACCGGATGCGGGTCCTCCTGGAGGTCCTCGACGGGATCCGGTCCGCGACCGGCCCGGACTTCCAGCTCGGGCTGCGGCTGACGCCCGAGGGCTACGGCATCGCGCTGCCGGAGGGCCGCGAGACCGCCCGCGCCGTGCTGGCGACCGGCCTGCTCGACTACCTCGACATGTCCCTGTGGGACGTGCGGATGGGACCCCGCGCCGAGGAGCACGACGGCCTGCTGATCGAGCGCTTCACCGACCTCCCCCGCCACGGCGCCCTGCTCGGCGTCGCGGGCGGCGTGCTGTCCGCCGCGGACGCGCAGTGGTGCCTCGACCGGGGAGCCGACGTGGTGACCGTCGGCATCGGCGCGATCCTGCACCACGACTTCGCGGCCCGGGCCGTCGCGGACGCGGACTTCACCGCGCGCCCGCGCCCGGTCCCGCGCGACGTGCTCGCCGCCGAGCACGTCGGCCCGGCGTTCCTCGACTACCTCGCGGCGGGCTGGGACGACCTGGTCGCCTGA
- a CDS encoding metallopeptidase family protein: MPVEMSPEDFDALVDRALDGIPEELARLVHNVVVLVEDEPPAGEPDDLLGLYDGVALTQRDGSLMPQLPDRIFLFRGPLLDMCDDEEDLAEEVRITVVHEVAHHFGIDDARLHDLGYA; encoded by the coding sequence ATGCCCGTCGAGATGAGCCCCGAGGACTTCGACGCCCTCGTCGACCGCGCCCTCGACGGGATCCCCGAGGAGCTCGCCCGCCTCGTGCACAACGTGGTGGTCCTGGTCGAGGACGAGCCGCCGGCGGGGGAGCCCGACGACCTCCTCGGCCTGTACGACGGCGTGGCGCTCACCCAGCGCGACGGGTCCCTGATGCCGCAGCTGCCCGACCGGATCTTCCTCTTCCGCGGCCCGCTGCTCGACATGTGCGACGACGAGGAGGACCTCGCCGAGGAGGTCCGGATCACCGTGGTCCACGAGGTCGCCCATCACTTCGGGATCGACGACGCGCGGCTGCACGACCTCGGCTACGCCTGA